From a single Papaver somniferum cultivar HN1 unplaced genomic scaffold, ASM357369v1 unplaced-scaffold_133, whole genome shotgun sequence genomic region:
- the LOC113333474 gene encoding late embryogenesis abundant protein 1-like: MSSQNFNAGQAKGHAQAKTQEWVESAKDTAQSARDKTADAASATSDSCQQKKEEASGFLQQTGEQVMNMAHGAMEGVKNTLGVNDNTSHSHNK, encoded by the exons ATGTCTTCTCAAAACTTCAATGCAGGACAAGCTAAAGGCCATGCACAG GCCAAGACACAAGAATGGGTAGAGTCTGCTAAGGACACAGCTCAATCAGCTAGGGACAAGACAGCCGATGCAGCCAGTGCCACATCCGATTCTTGCCAACAGAAAAAAGAAGAGGCCTCGGGCTTCCTCCAACAG ACAGGAGAGCAGGTGATGAACATGGCACATGGTGCAATGGAAGGTGTCAAGAATACACTTGGAGTTAATGACAACACTAGCCATAGTCACAACAAATAG